One segment of Tamandua tetradactyla isolate mTamTet1 chromosome 13, mTamTet1.pri, whole genome shotgun sequence DNA contains the following:
- the LOC143654187 gene encoding LOW QUALITY PROTEIN: RNA-binding protein 34-like (The sequence of the model RefSeq protein was modified relative to this genomic sequence to represent the inferred CDS: deleted 1 base in 1 codon), whose translation MALEVKNKWKKTKNAVRGENPDDGILRCGTADYLVGQVADSLFHSKRPSRGSTDRLASLFTSFESQVQPVYVPVPKENIQRRKRNEEEESTSQIQRPLLHEPAKKKKAKKKVSDADKKLENRESALACADLEEEIHQKQGQKKKSSQSGDGIIIADRKILDDVDYTIVNQRKKIKINQEEERLKNERTVFVGNLPITCNKKKLKSFFKEYGQIESVRFRSVIPAEGTLSKKLAAIKRKIHPDQKNINAYVVFKDEDAATKALKSNGAQIADGFRVRFDLASETSSRDKRSVFVGNLPYKIEESAVEQHFLDCGNIVAVRIVRDQVTGVGKGFGYVLFENTDAVHLALKLNNSELMGRKLRVMRSVNKEKLKQQNSNPGLRNIGKPKQGLKNFASKTARHSKSFFIGEKAVLIKKKKKGQKRSGQTQKAKKQK comes from the exons ATGGCCTTGGAAGTGaagaacaaatggaagaaaacGAAAAATGCTGTCCGGGGAGAGAACCCGGACGATGGTATTCTCCGGTGTGGAACTGCAGACTACCTCGTTGGACAAGTCGCTGATAGCTTATTCCACAGCAAGCGCCCTTCCAGAGGCAGTACAGATCGGCTGGCGTCCCTTTTCACCTCTTTCGAGTCTCAGGTTCAGCCCGTGTACGTGCCTGTgcctaaagaaaatatacaaagaaggaaacgAAACGAGGAGGAAGAAAGTACATCCCAAATTCAAAGACCACTTTTGCACgaacctgca aaaaaaaagaaagcgaaGAAGAAAGTTTCTGATGCAGACAAAAAGTTGGAAAACAGGGAAAGTGCTCTAGCATGTGctgatttagaagaagaaattcaCCAGAAGCaagggcagaaaaagaaaagttctcaATCTGGTGATGGTATTATAATAGCAGATAGAAAA a tacttgATGATGTAGATTACACAATagtaaatcaaagaaagaaaataaaaatcaaccaaGAGGAAGAAAGATTGAAGAATGAGAGAACTGTGTTTGTTGGGAATTTGCCCATCACATGTAATAAGAAGAAGCTgaagtcattttttaaagagtATGGACAAATAGAATCTGTACGATTTCGCTCTGTGATTCCAGCGGAGGGGACTTTATCCAAAAAGTTGGCAGCAATAAAACGTAAAATTCATCCTGATCAGAAAAATATTAATGCTTATGTTGTGTTTAAGGATGAGGATGCTGCTACAAAAGCATTGAAAAGTAATGGAGCCCAGATTGCAGATGGATTTCGTGTTAGATTTGATCTCGCATCTGAGACCTCATCTAGGGACAAGAGATCAGTATTTGTGGGGAATCTCCCTTACAAAATTGAAGAATCTGCTGTTGAGCAACATTTTTTGGACTGTGGGAATATTGTAGCAGTGAGAATTGTGAGAGACCAAGTTACTGGAGTTGGCAAAGGTTTTGGCTATGTACTATTTGAGAATACAGATGCTGTTCATCTTGCTCTGAAATTAAATAATTCTGAACTAATGGGAAGAAAACTCAGAGTCATGCGTTcagttaataaagaaaaattaaaacaacaaaactcaAATCCTGGTTTGAGGAATATTGGTAAACCTAAGCAGGGACTTAAAAATTTTGCTTCAAAAACTGCAAGACATTCTAAAAGTTTCTTTATTGGAGAAAAAGCAGttctcattaaaaagaaaaagaagggacagAAGAGAAGTGGACAAACtcagaaagcaaagaaacagaaataa